The proteins below come from a single Impatiens glandulifera unplaced genomic scaffold, dImpGla2.1, whole genome shotgun sequence genomic window:
- the LOC124917518 gene encoding scopoletin glucosyltransferase-like — protein sequence MEPLPTCMISDRFIPQISGIVERLGLKRTIFDGTEWVVQIHFLFLVYPHEIELTRKQISNFTYPELPSVLEYLDKIREVNHRSYGIIINNFQELEPDYIMELQKIYKNRARCVGPLSLGTKEKKENAIRGNNTAIKEHKCLKWINNQDSGSVIYHVLEA from the exons ATGGAACCTTTGCCAACTTGCATGATATCCGACAGGTTTATTCCTCAAATCTCCGGAATTGTAGAGAGGTTAGGTCTTAAAAGAACCATCTTTGACGGAACGGAATGGGTTGTTCAA ATTCATTTCTTGTTCCTAGTTTACCCCCATGAAATTGAATTAACAAGAAAACAGATATCGAATTTCACTTATCCGGAATTACCTTCAGTGCTAGAATATCTAGACAAAATAAGGGAAGTTAATCATCGTTCTTACGGGATTATAATCAACAATTTTCAAGAATTAGAACCTGATTACATCATGGAGTTgcaaaaaatatacaaaaacagAGCACGGTGCGTTGGACCCTTATCTCTCGGCAccaaagagaagaaagaaaatgcTATTAGAGGAAATAACACAGCAATAAAAGAGCACAAATGTCTTAAATGGATCAATAATCAAGACTCGGGCTCTGTTATTTACCATGTCTTGGAAGCCTGA